Proteins from one Hoplias malabaricus isolate fHopMal1 chromosome 2, fHopMal1.hap1, whole genome shotgun sequence genomic window:
- the rab1aa gene encoding RAB1A, member RAS oncogene family a, whose protein sequence is MNPEYDYLFKLLLIGDSGVGKSCLLLRFADDTYTESYISTIGVDFKIRTIELDGKTIKLQIWDTAGQERFRTITSSYYRGAHGIIVVYDVTDQETFNNVKQWLQEIDRYASENVNKLLVGNKCDLTTKKVVDYTTAKEFADSLGIPFLEASAKNATNVEQAFMTMAAEIKKRMGTGTNPGGAEKSNVKIQSTPVKASSGGCC, encoded by the exons ATGAACCCCGAATA TGACTACCTGTTCAAACTGTTGCTGATCGGAGACTCTGGGGTTGGGAAGTCTTGCCTTCTCCTCCGTTTTGCC GACGACACATACACCGAAAGCTACATCAGCACAATCGGCGTCGACTTCAAAATCAGAACAATAGAGCTGGATGGAAAAACTATCAAGCTACAGATC tGGGACACTGCGGGTCAGGAGAGATTTCGCACCATCACATCCAGCTACTACAGAGGTGCCCATGGAATTATCGTCGTTTATGATGTCACAGACCAG GAGACCTTTAACAATGTGAAGCAGTGGCTGCAGGAGATTGACCGCTACGCCAGCGAGAATGTCAACAAACTTCTGGTGGGGAACAAGTGTGACCTGACCACCAAGAAAGTGGTGGACTACACAACAGCAAAG gaGTTTGCGGACTCTCTTGGAATTCCTTTCCTGGAGGCCAGCGCCAAAAACGCCACTAACGTGGAGCAGGCCTTCATGACCATGGCGGCAGAGATTAAAAAGAGGATGGGGACGGGGACCAATCCTGGCGGCGCAGAGAAATCCAACGTCAAAATCCAGAGCACCCCGGTCAAGGCCTCCAGCGGGGGGTGCTGCTGA